In Alkalinema sp. FACHB-956, the following proteins share a genomic window:
- a CDS encoding NAD(P)H-quinone oxidoreductase subunit 4 — MADQFPWLTAIVLLPFIAAFAVPFLPDKDGKRLRWYALGVGIADFALMCYAFWIHYDPSSTTFQMVEKYNWIPQLGLSWSLSVDGLSAPLVLLAGLVTTMAMFSAWQVDRRPRLFYFLMLVLYAAQIGVFVAQDMLLLFIMWELELVPVYLLVCIWGGQRRRYAATKFLLYTAAASIFILVAALGMALYGGGPLTFDMAELGMRDYPLGLELFLYAGLLIAFGVKLAIFPMHTWLPDAHGEASAPVSMILAGVLLKMGGYGLIRINMEMLPDAHVYFAPVLMVLGVVNIIYGALSSFAQTNMKRRLAYSSVSHMGFVLLGIASFTDLGISGAMLQMLSHGLIAAVLFFLAGVTYDRTHTMAMTEMGGIGQVMPKVFALFTAGSMASLALPGMSGFASEIAVFVGMTTSDVYSDAFRTITIFLAAVGVILTPIYLLSMLRQVFYGTGLAQSCNLTQSEIKQPEEGQAVCFGTDCVLPAYAEFKDAKPREVFIAVCFLVLIVGIGFYPKLATQMYDAKMVAVNTELRQAYTEIAQSNPASIGAPKVYAQVLGTNAKLAEVELSSALNLVD, encoded by the coding sequence ATGGCGGATCAATTTCCTTGGCTGACCGCGATCGTTCTACTCCCCTTCATCGCTGCTTTTGCTGTGCCTTTTCTGCCCGATAAAGATGGCAAGCGTCTGCGGTGGTATGCCCTTGGTGTGGGTATCGCGGACTTTGCGCTCATGTGTTACGCATTCTGGATCCATTACGATCCCAGTAGCACAACTTTTCAGATGGTAGAAAAATATAACTGGATCCCCCAGTTGGGACTCAGTTGGTCATTGTCGGTGGATGGGTTGTCAGCGCCCTTGGTGCTGCTGGCCGGACTGGTCACAACGATGGCAATGTTCTCGGCGTGGCAGGTCGATCGGCGGCCTCGGCTGTTTTACTTCCTCATGTTGGTGCTGTATGCAGCTCAGATTGGGGTGTTTGTTGCCCAAGATATGCTGCTGCTGTTCATCATGTGGGAGCTGGAGTTGGTTCCGGTGTACCTCTTGGTCTGTATTTGGGGCGGCCAACGGCGGCGTTATGCGGCCACAAAGTTTCTGCTGTACACGGCAGCGGCGTCCATCTTTATCCTGGTGGCGGCGCTGGGTATGGCTCTGTACGGTGGTGGCCCCCTCACCTTTGACATGGCGGAACTCGGGATGCGGGACTATCCGCTGGGGCTGGAATTGTTCCTCTATGCGGGCTTGCTGATTGCCTTCGGCGTTAAGCTGGCAATTTTCCCCATGCACACTTGGTTGCCCGATGCCCACGGTGAAGCATCGGCTCCAGTCTCCATGATTTTGGCGGGCGTCCTGCTCAAGATGGGCGGCTATGGGCTAATTCGGATCAACATGGAAATGCTACCCGATGCCCATGTCTACTTTGCCCCGGTGCTCATGGTGCTGGGTGTAGTCAACATCATCTACGGGGCGTTAAGTTCCTTCGCCCAGACCAATATGAAGCGACGACTGGCCTATTCGTCGGTGTCGCACATGGGCTTTGTACTGTTGGGAATTGCCTCGTTTACCGACTTGGGGATTAGCGGAGCAATGCTGCAAATGCTCTCCCACGGGTTAATCGCTGCGGTGTTGTTCTTCTTGGCGGGCGTTACCTACGATCGCACCCATACGATGGCCATGACCGAAATGGGTGGCATTGGTCAAGTGATGCCGAAGGTGTTTGCGCTGTTTACGGCGGGTTCGATGGCATCGTTGGCATTGCCGGGAATGAGTGGTTTCGCAAGCGAAATTGCAGTGTTTGTGGGCATGACGACCAGTGATGTTTATAGTGATGCCTTCCGGACGATTACGATTTTTTTGGCGGCGGTGGGTGTGATTTTGACACCGATTTATCTGCTGTCGATGTTGCGTCAGGTCTTTTATGGCACGGGCCTCGCCCAAAGCTGTAACTTGACCCAGAGCGAAATTAAGCAGCCAGAGGAAGGACAAGCCGTTTGTTTTGGGACGGATTGCGTATTACCTGCCTACGCCGAGTTCAAGGATGCGAAACCTCGGGAAGTCTTTATCGCGGTGTGTTTCTTAGTGCTGATTGTGGGCATTGGGTTCTATCCCAAGCTGGCCACGCAAATGTACGATGCCAAGATGGTGGCAGTGAATACGGAACTGCGCCAAGCGTATACGGAAATTGCCCAAAGCAATCCTGCCTCGATCGGTGCCCCCAAGGTTTACGCCCAAGTATTAGGCACGAATGCGAAGCTGGCTGAGGTGGAACTCTCTAGCGCTCTTAACTTAGTGGATTAG
- a CDS encoding DMT family transporter, with protein MSSVTPSFLPSWMLPTLGAMLCWGLWGFIPKLTTQYLSPKSAILYEVLGAVLFASLLVILFQVRPQVHPIGIPLALSTGMLGFLGAFCFLNAVTSGPVTLVATISALYPIVSVLLAVTFLREPLSLRQGIGIALGLVAMLLITTGE; from the coding sequence ATGTCCAGTGTTACGCCCAGTTTTTTGCCCAGTTGGATGTTGCCCACCCTCGGAGCTATGCTCTGTTGGGGCCTGTGGGGCTTTATTCCCAAATTAACCACCCAGTATCTATCGCCCAAAAGCGCCATTCTCTATGAAGTCTTGGGAGCGGTTCTCTTTGCATCCCTGCTCGTAATTCTGTTTCAGGTGCGGCCCCAGGTCCATCCGATCGGCATCCCCTTGGCGCTCTCAACCGGAATGCTGGGATTTTTGGGGGCGTTCTGCTTCCTCAATGCCGTGACCTCTGGCCCCGTCACCCTCGTAGCCACCATTTCTGCCCTCTACCCGATCGTCAGCGTCTTGCTGGCTGTGACGTTTCTGCGGGAACCCCTGAGTCTACGGCAGGGAATCGGGATTGCCCTCGGGTTAGTTGCCATGCTTCTGATTACCACTGGAGAATAG
- a CDS encoding CapA family protein, with the protein MVYASDREQLSMVEMAQGGHLPSLTQWLNGQLAPYRLRARLSWVRPAYLRVVVELRPSKTDLKGRAFRNRLARFICHQLWILNSDVLDGAYIVAKQVGKPNILWKQSVRIVSPARKIVLAQQAAQQAAQQAVQPSQVAQTQHLQTRIRRASQQKKQFQTLRSLIISGSSAAAFIIGCWLGYADAPPEQTSASARFAGQSTEWVQNSSEKVKTALEEIPVIKKAAGNSDPAASLLFAGDVTLSDAYTFKVKNDHHWAFAPFEESRQVDVSMVNLEAPFTTASQALPGKKATFKAPPENVQVLKNGGIDIVNLANNHAMDYEQAGLDQTLKSLQAAGISHVGAGLNSQEARRPVVMDVKGQRIAYLGYYDADLHAASAQGAGTNPRRNDRVAADIKALRSQVDWIVVNYHWGDELAKYPGDWQIDLARFTIDQGADLVVGHHAQVLQGAEVYKGRPIVYSLGNFIFGGKSISDYDTAALKVSLKDQKMKVELLPVQVRNYQARVVSGDAGQQILQQVKSVSDIFQEPLASPMVIDAKTNQATPIESTKPSPANSNQDSGNQDSGSPSKPAAEEKSAKPKEPTKPLVEDPQNPWNPDGFTLPGDKHKSMTEEGNQGVAPSDMPSDASDDAPSETPGGSQVRPAKTIVAEIPSINQLERESMLAGESPEFLESALKKAVIEKAQKAQQAESTQAVPTAAKPEETVQAALGEATGEQQAAGAQVSNSEPNSVPSLEPMQRRYAEATPDASPNATIDQAAPTTAPTPR; encoded by the coding sequence ATGGTTTACGCTAGCGATCGCGAGCAATTATCAATGGTAGAAATGGCACAAGGTGGGCATTTGCCGTCCTTGACCCAGTGGCTAAATGGCCAACTCGCTCCCTATCGACTGCGGGCGAGGCTGAGTTGGGTAAGACCGGCCTATCTGCGAGTGGTTGTAGAACTGCGTCCCTCGAAAACTGATTTGAAAGGGCGTGCCTTCCGCAATCGGTTGGCTCGATTCATCTGCCATCAGTTGTGGATTTTGAATTCCGATGTGTTGGACGGAGCCTACATTGTGGCGAAACAGGTGGGCAAGCCGAACATTCTATGGAAACAATCGGTTCGCATCGTTTCCCCCGCCCGCAAAATCGTACTGGCGCAACAAGCCGCACAACAAGCCGCACAACAAGCGGTTCAGCCGTCCCAGGTGGCTCAGACCCAGCACCTTCAAACTCGAATTCGTCGCGCCAGCCAACAGAAAAAACAATTCCAAACCCTACGATCGCTCATTATTAGCGGGTCGTCTGCGGCAGCATTTATCATTGGTTGTTGGCTAGGCTACGCCGATGCTCCCCCCGAACAAACCAGCGCTTCCGCTCGGTTCGCGGGTCAGTCTACAGAATGGGTTCAAAATTCCTCAGAAAAAGTCAAGACGGCGTTAGAGGAAATTCCCGTGATTAAAAAAGCGGCTGGGAATTCCGATCCAGCCGCAAGTTTATTGTTTGCAGGGGATGTTACCCTGTCTGATGCCTATACCTTTAAGGTTAAGAACGACCATCACTGGGCCTTTGCACCCTTTGAGGAATCGCGCCAAGTGGATGTGAGCATGGTTAATCTAGAAGCTCCATTTACGACGGCTAGTCAAGCGCTGCCTGGTAAAAAAGCCACGTTCAAAGCCCCACCAGAAAATGTTCAAGTGCTGAAAAATGGCGGCATTGACATCGTGAATTTGGCCAATAACCACGCGATGGACTATGAGCAAGCGGGCCTCGATCAAACCCTCAAATCGCTACAGGCGGCTGGCATTTCCCACGTGGGGGCAGGCTTGAATAGTCAAGAAGCCCGCCGTCCGGTAGTAATGGATGTGAAAGGGCAGCGGATTGCCTATCTGGGTTACTACGATGCGGATTTACATGCGGCTTCGGCCCAGGGCGCGGGTACCAATCCTCGGCGCAACGATCGCGTGGCGGCGGATATCAAGGCGTTGCGGAGTCAGGTGGATTGGATTGTGGTTAATTACCACTGGGGCGATGAATTGGCAAAATACCCCGGTGATTGGCAGATTGACCTAGCTCGATTCACGATCGATCAGGGGGCCGATTTGGTTGTGGGTCACCATGCCCAGGTGCTGCAAGGTGCAGAGGTTTACAAAGGTCGCCCGATCGTTTACTCCCTAGGTAACTTTATCTTTGGCGGGAAATCCATTAGTGATTACGACACCGCAGCGCTGAAAGTTTCGCTGAAAGATCAGAAAATGAAAGTGGAATTGCTGCCGGTACAGGTGCGGAATTACCAAGCCAGGGTGGTGAGTGGTGATGCTGGACAACAGATCTTGCAACAGGTGAAGAGTGTTTCGGATATTTTCCAGGAACCCTTGGCTTCTCCGATGGTGATTGATGCGAAAACGAACCAAGCAACGCCGATCGAATCTACTAAACCCAGTCCTGCCAATAGCAACCAAGATTCGGGTAACCAGGATTCAGGTTCTCCATCCAAGCCCGCTGCTGAGGAGAAGTCTGCTAAGCCTAAGGAACCGACCAAGCCCCTTGTGGAAGATCCCCAGAATCCGTGGAATCCCGATGGGTTTACGCTGCCAGGGGACAAGCATAAGTCGATGACGGAAGAGGGGAATCAAGGGGTTGCGCCCAGTGATATGCCCAGCGATGCATCCGATGATGCGCCCAGTGAAACGCCTGGTGGTTCCCAAGTGCGACCCGCTAAGACGATCGTGGCGGAAATCCCTTCGATTAACCAATTGGAACGGGAATCGATGCTGGCGGGTGAATCGCCGGAGTTCTTGGAGTCGGCTTTGAAAAAAGCCGTGATCGAGAAAGCGCAGAAAGCGCAGCAGGCTGAGTCTACTCAAGCTGTCCCCACGGCGGCAAAACCCGAAGAAACGGTGCAAGCGGCATTAGGTGAAGCAACGGGTGAACAGCAAGCGGCGGGTGCACAAGTGTCCAATTCAGAACCCAATTCCGTGCCGAGCCTAGAACCGATGCAGCGTCGGTATGCAGAAGCAACACCGGATGCAAGTCCTAACGCGACGATCGATCAAGCGGCTCCCACTACGGCTCCAACCCCTCGTTAA